One window of Panthera tigris isolate Pti1 chromosome C2, P.tigris_Pti1_mat1.1, whole genome shotgun sequence genomic DNA carries:
- the B3GALT5 gene encoding beta-1,3-galactosyltransferase 5, with product MAFVKMRLVYISLVVLGALCLYFSMYSLTPFKGEPFVFKKERGSFLQLPDINCRQDPPFLVLLVTSSHEQLFARTVIRNTWGKEKNVSGKQIKTFFLLGATANKDLSRLVAQESQQHRDIIQKDFMDAYFNLTLKTMMGIEWIHRFCPQAAFVMKTDSDMFVNVYYLTELLLKKNRTTRFFTGFLKLNEFPIREKHNKWFVSKYEYPWDKYPPFCSGTGYVFSSDVAGQVYNVSESVPFIKLEDVFVGLCLAKLQIRLEELHSEQTFFPNGLRFSTCRFKKIVACHFVKPHHMLSYWQALENSLGEECPAE from the coding sequence ATGGCTTTTGTGAAGATGCGACTGGTATATATCTCGCTGGTGGTCCTGGGAGCCCTCTGTTTGTATTTTAGCATGTACAGTCTGACTCCTTTTAAAGGCGAGCCGtttgttttcaagaaagaaagagggagctTCCTTCAGCTCCCAGATATCAACTGCAGGCAGGACCCCCCTTTCCTTGTCCTGCTGGTGACCTCCTCCCACGAACAGTTGTTTGCTCGCACGGTCATCCGGAACAcgtgggggaaagaaaagaacgTGAGTGGCAAGCAAATAAAAACGTTCTTCCTCCTGGGAGCCACGGCCAACAAGGACCTGTCGAGACTGGTGGCACAGGAGAGCCAGCAGCATCGCGACATTATCCAGAAGGACTTCATGGACGCCTACTTCAACTTGACCCTGAAGACCATGATGGGCATAGAGTGGATTCACCGCTTCTGTCCTCAGGCGGCTTTTGTGATGAAAACGGACTCCGACATGTTCGTCAACGTCTACTACCTGACCGAGCTGCttctgaagaaaaacagaaccacccGCTTTTTCACCGGCTTCTTAAAACTGAACGAGTTTCCCATTAGGGAGAAGCACAACAAGTGGTTTGTCAGTAAGTACGAATACCCGTGGGACAAGTACCCGCCCTTCTGCTCGGGCACTGGCTACGTGTTCTCCAGCGATGTCGCGGGTCAGGTGTACAACGTCTCGGAGAGCGTCCCGTTCATTAAGCTGGAGGACGTCTTCGTGGGGCTCTGCCTGGCCAAACTGCAAATCAGGCTGGAGGAACTTCACTCCGAGCAGACCTTCTTCCCAAACGGGTTACGCTTTTCCACGTGTCGTTTTAAGAAGATCGTGGCCTGCCATTTCGTCAAGCCTCACCACATGCTGAGCTACTGGCAGGCTCTGGAAAATTCTCTGGGGGAAGAGTGCCCAGCTGAATGA